A window of the Gordonia humi genome harbors these coding sequences:
- a CDS encoding YhgE/Pip domain-containing protein, with product MSPNASNRTRVQRSRVARLLLAVLVVVPLAFAALYMWVVWDPTKTVKDMPVAIVNADVPAGEGDDQVHAGADVTANLIDSGSLAFESVDSSAAYDGLRSGHFYFVIDIPTDFSTTLSEIGDATVAPALMTVTYNDNNTLKASSIGAAAMSKINAAVLKGVSSTTVGTVVDGVQSLGDGLRTAANGSGQLRDGTSQLRDGANDLADGIVGRLAPGVTAAARGAEKVDDGAQQVSDGLRRLQTGTDELGAGATRLADGIDDLVGTVNLPTVDRTVAQLQKAAPGVDLSKLTALLDGLSQLQSGSRQIATELTDPSAAYRSGVDTLVVGSRTDPSRCFRRAQVVSASSGLRVAIRS from the coding sequence ATGAGTCCCAACGCAAGCAACCGGACACGCGTACAACGCTCCCGAGTAGCGCGCCTGCTGCTGGCGGTCCTTGTGGTCGTGCCACTCGCGTTCGCTGCGCTCTATATGTGGGTGGTCTGGGACCCCACGAAGACAGTCAAGGACATGCCTGTCGCGATCGTCAACGCCGACGTTCCTGCCGGCGAAGGAGACGACCAGGTCCACGCAGGTGCCGATGTGACGGCGAACCTCATCGATTCGGGTTCACTGGCTTTCGAGTCCGTCGACTCGTCAGCCGCATACGACGGGCTGCGCAGCGGGCACTTCTACTTCGTGATCGACATCCCGACAGACTTCAGCACCACGTTGTCGGAGATCGGCGACGCCACTGTGGCCCCCGCGCTGATGACGGTGACATACAACGACAACAACACACTCAAGGCGTCGAGCATCGGCGCCGCGGCGATGTCTAAGATCAACGCAGCGGTACTCAAGGGTGTGTCGAGTACCACGGTCGGGACGGTTGTCGACGGCGTCCAGTCGCTCGGGGACGGACTCCGTACAGCTGCGAACGGCTCAGGTCAGCTGCGCGATGGCACCTCCCAATTGCGTGACGGAGCAAACGATCTCGCTGACGGTATTGTTGGACGTCTGGCCCCCGGCGTGACAGCAGCGGCCCGCGGAGCGGAGAAGGTCGATGACGGTGCGCAGCAGGTCTCCGACGGGCTGCGCCGCCTCCAGACTGGTACCGATGAGCTCGGGGCGGGAGCCACTCGTCTGGCGGATGGCATAGATGATCTCGTCGGCACCGTCAATCTCCCGACTGTTGACCGCACCGTGGCGCAGCTACAGAAGGCCGCGCCCGGAGTAGACCTCAGCAAGCTCACGGCACTCCTCGACGGCCTCAGCCAGTTGCAGAGCGGCAGCAGGCAGATCGCTACTGAACTCACGGATCCGTCGGCGGCCTACCGGTCAGGCGTCGACACACTCGTGGTCGGCAGTCGAACTGATCCATCCCGGTGTTTCCGGAGAGCTCAGGTCGTGAGTGCCTCCTCCGGATTGAGGGTGGCGATCCGATCGTAG
- a CDS encoding DDE-type integrase/transposase/recombinase, whose amino-acid sequence MAWDVYCRTVGGWAYTAFVTDVFARKIVGWKVAAEMTSDLVTTAIDNAIDNRKRCGTTAFDHLIHHSDAGSQYTALAFGQRLAAAGIAASIGSIGDSYDNALAESVNADYKNELVDNQPRFHGVAELSLATAEWVAFYNRQRPHSYCHDLTPDHAERLHYDRIATLNPEEALTT is encoded by the coding sequence CTGGCGTGGGATGTCTACTGCCGCACCGTCGGCGGCTGGGCCTACACCGCGTTCGTCACCGACGTCTTCGCCCGCAAGATCGTCGGCTGGAAAGTCGCCGCGGAGATGACCTCCGACCTGGTCACCACCGCTATCGACAACGCGATTGACAACCGGAAACGTTGTGGCACAACGGCTTTCGATCATCTGATTCATCACAGCGATGCGGGGTCGCAGTACACGGCTCTCGCGTTCGGGCAACGGCTGGCCGCAGCGGGGATCGCCGCCTCGATCGGCAGCATCGGTGACAGCTACGACAACGCGTTAGCCGAATCGGTCAACGCCGACTACAAGAACGAACTCGTCGACAACCAGCCCCGATTCCACGGCGTCGCGGAACTGTCACTGGCCACCGCCGAATGGGTCGCGTTCTACAACCGGCAGCGGCCTCACAGCTACTGCCACGACCTCACCCCCGACCACGCCGAGCGACTCCACTACGATCGGATCGCCACCCTCAATCCGGAGGAGGCACTCACGACCTGA
- a CDS encoding IS110 family transposase, with amino-acid sequence MITCGIDWAEDHHDIALMDDSGFIIERRRITHDPNGFAELLAMVADHGGTADDVPIAIETDKNLLVVALAGAGFTVYPINPRAVARYRERHGQAGNKSDSRDAAVLADIVRTDRHQHRRLPANSEQQQAIKALARQHQEAIWAQNQTISRLRSVLLEFYPQALQAFPKLKHRAAMEVLSIAPTPTDAAKLTRPRISNALKRVGRRNDPALVTQIHSDLHAPGLRQPDAVEVALGHTVASLVAIIVAMLDAVAVLERELVTAFAEHPQADIIDSVPGLGGVLGARILAEIGDDPTRFRSPTGLRSFAGTAPVTIASGRSHYVKARKVRNRRLADACHWWAFAALTWSAPAREFYDRRRAVGDHHNAALRALANKLLGRLWWCLQHDQSWDDTAAWPRAATPAAA; translated from the coding sequence ATGATCACGTGCGGTATCGACTGGGCCGAGGACCATCACGACATAGCGTTGATGGACGACTCCGGCTTCATCATTGAACGTCGGCGAATCACTCATGACCCCAACGGTTTTGCCGAACTCCTGGCGATGGTCGCTGACCATGGCGGCACTGCGGACGACGTGCCGATCGCGATCGAGACCGATAAGAATCTTCTGGTTGTGGCGTTGGCTGGCGCGGGTTTCACCGTGTATCCGATCAATCCGCGGGCCGTCGCGCGGTACCGCGAACGCCACGGACAGGCGGGCAACAAGTCCGATTCGCGTGATGCCGCGGTGCTCGCCGACATCGTGCGCACTGACCGTCACCAGCATCGTCGGCTGCCAGCCAACAGCGAGCAGCAGCAGGCGATCAAGGCGCTGGCGCGTCAGCATCAGGAAGCGATCTGGGCGCAGAATCAGACGATCAGTCGGCTGCGTTCGGTGCTACTGGAGTTCTATCCTCAAGCGTTGCAAGCATTTCCGAAGCTCAAGCACCGAGCGGCGATGGAGGTTCTTTCAATAGCGCCCACCCCCACGGATGCGGCGAAGCTGACTCGCCCGCGGATCAGCAACGCGCTCAAAAGGGTTGGCCGACGCAACGACCCCGCCCTGGTAACCCAGATCCATAGCGATCTGCACGCCCCCGGGCTGCGGCAGCCGGATGCTGTGGAGGTGGCCTTAGGTCATACCGTAGCCAGTCTGGTCGCGATCATCGTGGCGATGCTCGATGCCGTCGCAGTGCTCGAGCGTGAACTCGTCACCGCATTCGCCGAGCATCCTCAAGCGGACATCATCGACTCGGTCCCCGGCCTCGGAGGTGTTCTCGGTGCGCGTATTCTCGCCGAAATCGGCGATGACCCGACGCGTTTCAGGTCACCAACGGGACTGCGATCTTTCGCGGGAACAGCGCCGGTGACGATCGCGTCAGGCCGCTCGCACTACGTCAAGGCCCGCAAAGTCCGCAACAGGCGTCTGGCCGATGCCTGCCACTGGTGGGCGTTCGCAGCGCTGACATGGTCAGCGCCGGCCCGCGAGTTCTACGACCGTCGCCGTGCTGTCGGAGACCACCACAACGCCGCACTGCGAGCCTTGGCCAACAAGCTCCTCGGGCGCCTGTGGTGGTGCCTGCAGCACGATCAATCCTGGGACGACACTGCCGCGTGGCCGCGAGCTGCCACACCCGCCGCCGCGTAA
- a CDS encoding IS3 family transposase, producing the protein MGADGLVWGVDSMCQVLTEHGMAIAPSTYYEYRRRSPSARMRADARVIDAIFTMRRQHPLTRVLGSRKTWIILRSNGIDVARCTVERLMSEMGWRGASKKKSPRTTTPNPEHHRPADLVDRHFYAAAPNRLWVADFT; encoded by the coding sequence GTGGGCGCCGATGGTCTTGTCTGGGGAGTCGATTCGATGTGCCAGGTGCTCACCGAGCACGGTATGGCCATCGCCCCGTCCACGTACTACGAGTACCGTCGGCGGAGTCCGTCGGCGCGCATGCGGGCGGATGCTCGCGTCATCGACGCGATTTTCACCATGCGCCGGCAGCACCCGCTGACCCGCGTCCTGGGCTCACGCAAGACATGGATCATATTGCGCAGCAATGGAATTGATGTGGCGCGCTGCACCGTCGAGCGTCTCATGAGTGAGATGGGCTGGCGCGGGGCGTCGAAGAAAAAGTCCCCGCGCACCACGACCCCCAACCCCGAGCATCACCGGCCGGCCGACCTGGTCGACCGCCACTTCTACGCGGCCGCACCCAACCGGCTGTGGGTGGCCGACTTCACCTAA
- a CDS encoding transposase, with translation MAAGTKHYSAELKRDAVTMVVELVGQGSTEWAAMKKTADLLGVGAAETVRQWVRKAPGVGAASVSSGGASADTAEEVRRLRKEVAELKRANGILKAASAFFAAEIDRPHR, from the coding sequence ATGGCAGCAGGAACGAAGCACTACTCGGCGGAGTTGAAGCGTGACGCGGTGACGATGGTGGTGGAGTTGGTGGGTCAGGGTTCGACGGAGTGGGCGGCGATGAAGAAGACCGCGGACCTGCTCGGTGTGGGCGCAGCCGAAACGGTGCGCCAGTGGGTGCGTAAGGCCCCCGGCGTCGGGGCCGCCTCGGTCTCCTCGGGCGGCGCTTCGGCCGATACGGCTGAGGAGGTGCGTCGGCTCCGCAAGGAAGTCGCCGAACTCAAACGTGCCAACGGCATCCTGAAGGCGGCATCAGCTTTCTTCGCGGCCGAGATCGACCGGCCACATCGCTGA